A single region of the Salvia miltiorrhiza cultivar Shanhuang (shh) chromosome 8, IMPLAD_Smil_shh, whole genome shotgun sequence genome encodes:
- the LOC131001462 gene encoding 14-3-3-like protein 16R isoform X2 codes for MASPREENVYMAKLAEQAERYEEMVEFMEKVVGAVDGDELSVEERNLLSVAYKNVIGARRASWRIISSIEQKEESRGNESHVSSIKSYRSKIESELSSICDGILKLLDTKLIGSAATGDSKVFYLKMKGDYHRYLAEFKTGAERKEAAENTLSAYKSAQEIANTELAPTHPIRLGLALNFSVFYYEILNSPDRACNLAKQAFDEAIAELDTLGEESYKDSTLIMQLLRDNLTLWTSDMQDDEDIKEAAPKPDNE; via the exons ATGGCGTCCCCACGCGAGGAGAACGTGTACATGGCCAAGCTTGCCGAGCAGGCCGAGCGCTACGAGGAGATGGTGGAGTTCATGGAGAAGGTCGTCGGCGCCGTTGACGGCGACGAGCTCTCCGTTGAGGAGCGAAACCTCCTCTCCGTCGCCTACAAGAACGTCATTGGCGCCCGACGAGCCTCCTGGCGCATAATATCCTCCATCGAGCAGAAGGAGGAGAGCCGCGGCAACGAGAGCCACGTCTCCTCCATCAAAAGCTACAGATCTAAGATCGAGTCGGAGCTCTCATCCATTTGCGACGGTATACTCAAGCTCCTCGACACCAAACTCATCGGATCCGCCGCCACCGGCGATTCTAAGGTGTTTTACTTGAAGATGAAGGGCGATTACCATCGCTATTTGGCGGAGTTTAAGACTGGAGCCGAACGCAAGGAAGCCGCTGAGAACACTCTTTCCGCTTATAAGTCTGCTCAG GAGATTGCTAATACTGAGCTTGCCCCTACACATCCAATCCGACTTGGACTAGCACTTAACTTCTCAGTCTTTTACTACGAGATTCTGAATTCTCCTGACCGAGCTTGTAATCTTGCCAAACAG GCTTTTGATGAGGCCATCGCGGAGTTGGACACTCTGGGGGAGGAATCATACAAGGATAGCACCTTGATCATGCAGCTTCTCCGTGACAACCTCACTTTGTGGACCTCTGACATGCAG GATGACGAAGATATCAAGGAAGCAGCACCGAAGCCTGACAACGAGTAG
- the LOC131001462 gene encoding 14-3-3-like protein 16R isoform X1: MASPREENVYMAKLAEQAERYEEMVEFMEKVVGAVDGDELSVEERNLLSVAYKNVIGARRASWRIISSIEQKEESRGNESHVSSIKSYRSKIESELSSICDGILKLLDTKLIGSAATGDSKVFYLKMKGDYHRYLAEFKTGAERKEAAENTLSAYKSAQEIANTELAPTHPIRLGLALNFSVFYYEILNSPDRACNLAKQAFDEAIAELDTLGEESYKDSTLIMQLLRDNLTLWTSDMQVSLFYTLVIKSNHEYVLSEILFTDLFFVTCTG; this comes from the exons ATGGCGTCCCCACGCGAGGAGAACGTGTACATGGCCAAGCTTGCCGAGCAGGCCGAGCGCTACGAGGAGATGGTGGAGTTCATGGAGAAGGTCGTCGGCGCCGTTGACGGCGACGAGCTCTCCGTTGAGGAGCGAAACCTCCTCTCCGTCGCCTACAAGAACGTCATTGGCGCCCGACGAGCCTCCTGGCGCATAATATCCTCCATCGAGCAGAAGGAGGAGAGCCGCGGCAACGAGAGCCACGTCTCCTCCATCAAAAGCTACAGATCTAAGATCGAGTCGGAGCTCTCATCCATTTGCGACGGTATACTCAAGCTCCTCGACACCAAACTCATCGGATCCGCCGCCACCGGCGATTCTAAGGTGTTTTACTTGAAGATGAAGGGCGATTACCATCGCTATTTGGCGGAGTTTAAGACTGGAGCCGAACGCAAGGAAGCCGCTGAGAACACTCTTTCCGCTTATAAGTCTGCTCAG GAGATTGCTAATACTGAGCTTGCCCCTACACATCCAATCCGACTTGGACTAGCACTTAACTTCTCAGTCTTTTACTACGAGATTCTGAATTCTCCTGACCGAGCTTGTAATCTTGCCAAACAG GCTTTTGATGAGGCCATCGCGGAGTTGGACACTCTGGGGGAGGAATCATACAAGGATAGCACCTTGATCATGCAGCTTCTCCGTGACAACCTCACTTTGTGGACCTCTGACATGCAGGTAAGCTTGTTTTACACCCTTGTGATTAAATCAAATCATGAATATGTCCTAAGTGAAATTTTATTCACGGACTTGTTTTTTGTTACTTGTACAGGATGA
- the LOC131001463 gene encoding histone H3.3, producing MARTKQTARKSTGGKAPRKQLATKAARKSAPTTGGVKKPHRYRPGTVALREIRKYQKSTELLIRKLPFQRLVREIAQDFKTDLRFQSHAVLALQEAAEAYLVGLFEDTNLCAIHAKRVTIMPKDIQLARRIRGERA from the exons ATGGCTCGTACCAAGCAGACTGCCCGTAAATCAACTGGAGGAAAAGCTCCCAGGAAGCAGCTTGCTACTAAG GCTGCTCGTAAGTCTGCCCCAACCACTGGTGGAGTGAAGAAGCCTCACAGATACCGCCCTGGAACTGTTGCTCTTCG TGAAATTCGCAAGTATCAGAAGAGTACTGAGCTTTTGATCAGGAAGTTGCCTTTCCAGAGGCTTGTTCGTGAAATTGCCCAGGACTTCAAG ACTGATCTGCGTTTCCAGAGTCATGCTGTTTTGGCTCTGCAGGAGGCTGCTGAGGCCTACCTTGTGGGTCTGTTTGAAGACACCAACTTGTGTGCCATCCATGCCAAGCGTGTGACAATAATGCCAAAAGATATCCAACTTGCTCGTCGGATCAGGGGTGAGCGGGCTTGA
- the LOC131001464 gene encoding uncharacterized protein LOC131001464 yields MSREEDAPKTFRVLVENAERKFARVRDAPLHPYGGSGPQYGHFFHKVFKAYMRLWKYQQENRAKLTESGLQRWEIGEIASRIGQLYFNQYLRTSEARFLLEAYIFYEAIFNRRYFEGSSKDRGVRFKELRFYARFLMVSLIMNHVEMVKLLVQRFKDLVDDSKVNFRGTNFKEWRLVVQEIMRFTEADSGNASARPLRYTVMFDSYPASLPYVARFHAKRLLKFRDALLTSYHKNEVKFAEQTLDTFRMLQSLEWEPSGSFYQKHPVEPRENGGPADHSVTSGLIDVNLMADMTDPNLPPNPKKAVLYRPSVTQLIAVIATICEELPADSVMLLYLSAAGNYGHSSTSQVENYGMTRKSSLPSASANNCHEQRNGFHENHITTKGELNQYYENYLLLGPSRNGSSNILFPGDLIPFTRRPLFLIIDSDNSHAFKVLRGAERGEPAALFLSPLSPSFKNSSVIDSARHGSQFTFFLTAPLLAFCQLVDYNLTEDDMDMYNSIESILSTAFSKWEQILCTSTDLDLVWAQLLSDPFLRRLILRFIFCRAVLTMFCIREKGDQYLPICIPELPNSVSANSKAVQPAITQLANHLKVTDCFRFS; encoded by the exons ATGTCGAGAGAGGAAGACGCGCCGAAGACATTCCGCGTTCTCGTGGAGAACGCGGAGCGGAAGTTCGCGCGCGTGCGCGACGCGCCGCTGCATCCGTACGGCGGGAGTGGGCCCCAGTACGGGCACTTCTTCCACAAGGTTTTCAAGGCTTACATGCGGCTGTGGAAGTACCAGCAGGAGAATAGGGCCAAATTGACGGAATCGGGCCTCCAGCGGTGGGAGATTGGGGAGATCGCTTCGCGAATCGGTCAGCTCTATTTCAACCAGTATTTGAGGACTAGCGAGGCTCGGTTTCTTCTCGAAGCGTACATATTCTACGAGGCGATATTCAATAGGAGGTATTTCGAAGGTTCGTCCAAGGATCGAGGGGTTAGGTTTAAGGAATTGAGGTTCTACGCCAGGTTCCTGATGGTATCGTTGATTATGAATCATGTCGAAATGGTGAAGCTGCTTGTTCAGAGATTTAAGGATCTCGTCGACGACAGTAAAGTTAACTTTCGG GGTACCAACTTTAAAGAATGGAGGTTGGTGGTGCAAGAGATTATGCGGTTTACAGAAGCTGATTCAGGCAACGCCAGTGCTAGGCCATTGCGTTATACTGTCATGTTTGATTCATATCCAGCCTCACTTCCGTATGTGGCCCGTTTTCATGCTAAGAGACTTTTGAAGTTTAGAGACGCATTGCTGACCAGTTATCACAAAAATGAG GTGAAATTTGCAGAACAAACTTTAGATACTTTTAGAATGCTGCAATCTTTGGAATGGGAACCTAGTGGATCTTTCTACCAGAAGCACCCTGTTGAACCAAGGGAGAATGGTGGACCAGCTGATCATTCTGTTACCTCAGGATTGATAGATGTAAATTTGATGGCAGATATGACAGATCCCAATCTGCCTCCAAATCCTAAAAAAGCTGTTCTCTACCGTCCGTCTGTGACTCAGCTGATAGCT GTGATTGCAACAATTTGTGAGGAACTTCCAGCAGATAGTGTTATGCTCTTATACTTGTCTGCCGCAG GGAATTATGGTCATTCTAGTACTTCACAAGTGGAAAATTATGGGATGACAAGAAAATCTTCTCTGCCTAGTGCCTCTGCCAACAATTGTCATGAACAGAGGAATGGTTTTCATGAAAATCATATTACTACCAAGGGGGAGTTAAATCAATATTATGAGAATTATTTATTGTTGGGTCCAAGCAGAAATGGAA GTTCAAATATCCTCTTCCCTGGTGATCTAATTCCTTTTACTAGAAGGCCTCTTTTCCTGATAATAGATAGTGATAACAGCCATGCATTCAAG GTTCTACGTGGAGCGGAAAGGGGTGAACCTGCTGCTTTGTTTCTTTCTCCTTTGAGTCCTTCATTCAAGAATTCAAGTGTTATTGATTCGGCACGCCATGGAAGTCAGTTCACTTTCTTCCTGACCGCTCCTTTACTGGCTTTCTGCCAGTTAGTTGATTATAACTTAACCGAAGATGACATG GATATGTACAACAGCATAGAAAGCATCCTCTCCACTGCCTTCTCTAAATGGGAGCAAATTCTCTGTACTTCGACTGACCTGGACCTCGTCTGGGCTCAACTTTTGTCCGATCCATTTCTTCGCAGGCTTATTCTGAG ATTCATATTCTGCCGTGCTGTTCTTACTATGTTTTGCATAAGAGAGAAAGGTGACCAATATCTGCCTATTTGCATACCTGAACTTCCAAATTCAGTATCTGCCAACTCCAAAGCTGTGCAACCTGCAATCACGCAACTTGCGAATCACCTCAAGGTTACAGACTGCTTTAGATTTTCGTAA